The Horticoccus luteus DNA window GGCGATGATCGGCTTCGTCGATGCCAGCGGCGCCATCACGTTCAACTCGGGGGATGGCATCGGCTTTTACCATATTACCAGCGCGACTGTAAGTGGTGGACAGGTGCTCTCCGACTACGGCACGGCCATGGGCGGCGCGCAGTATCGGTTCGAGCCGCCGGCGGCGGCGCCCGTGCCGCCGACCATCGATGAGCAACCGGTGTCGCAAATCGTGAGCTTGGGCGGCGACGTGACGTTTACCGTCACCGTCACTGGCAGCGGTTTCAGCTACCAGTGGTATTTCAACGGGCACGCTCTCGTGGGCGAAATCAACGCTTCGTTGATCTTGCACGCGATCACGCTCGCGCAGGCGGGCCACTATCGCGTGGAGATGACGAGCTCGGGGGGCGCCGTGGCGAGTGAGGAAGTGACGCTGACCGTCGGCACGCCCTCGAGCGCGGGGCGGCTGACCAACCTTTCGGTGCGAGGCAAGGCGGGCGTCGGCGACGAGACGTTGATCGTGGGTCTGGTTGTGAGCGCAGGCGGTCCGGGCGCGCCGGGTGGCAAGCCGTTTTTGGTGCGCGCGGTGGGGCCGTCGCTCACCGGCTTGGGCGTCGCGGGTGCGCTCGTGGATCCGTCGTTGACGGTGTATTCGGGCACCACCGCGATCGATTCGAACGACAACTGGGGCGGAGAGGCGGCGCTGGTGTCGACGGCGGCGCGGCTCGGTGCGTTTGCGCTCACGGGGCCTGACAGCAAAGACGCTGCGATTCGCGGCGAAGCGGAGGCGGGCGCTTACACGCTGCATGCCACGGGACAGGCCGGCGGCATCGTGCTGGCGGAAATTTATGATGCGGCGGAGACGTTCGCGGATGTGAGCCCGCGGCTCGTCAACGTGTCCGCGCGCGCGGAGGTTGGCACGGGCGACGATGTGTTGATCGCGGGCTTCGTGGTCAGCGGGAGCACGCCGCGCACGGTGTTGATCCGCGCGCTGGGACCGCAGCTCGCGCAGAGCGGGGTCACGGGTATGCTCGCCGATCCGCAGCTCGCGATTCACGCGGGCAACGCGGTGGTCGCACAGAATGACAATTGGAGCGACGCGACCAACGCCGCCGTGATCGCGACGACGAGCACGACGGTCGGGGCGGCCGCCATGACCAGCGGCGCGAAGGATGCGGCGGTGCTCGTGACGCTCGCGCCCGGCGTTTACACGGCAGTCGTCACGGGCGTGGGCCAGACGACGGGCGTGGCACTCGTGGAAATCTTCGACGTGCCGTAAGACTCACCGGCTCCGCACCGGCGTGGCGTCGCGATCGCGCGGCGTCCGTTGGAGCCGGGCACCAGCAGACACCACCGCTCCTCTTCGGAGGAGCACCCGCCGCGCGCTTAGACCCGCGCGGCGGGTTTTTGCTTTTCGGCCGCGGCAGATTACAACGCGTTGCCTATTCCAGCTCGTGGGGCGCCGCACCTACGTAGGAGCACGCATGGCAGCCGCGGCCGCTCCGCGGTATGATCGACGCGAACTCTGCCGCCCAACTTGGCGACGTGGGTTCGCATTTCCTATGGGTTCAAAACTCTTCCTCTGGGTGCGGTCTGGCCGGGGCGTCGCCGCCCTCGCGCTCGGCGCCACACTCGCTGCCGCCAGCGTGTCGCAGGCGACCATTCATGTTTTTCGGCCGCGCGCGGATTATGAAGTGTCGACGACGAACATCCCGATCGCGTATTTCGCCACGGAGTCGCAGCAAATTTCGACGGCCTTCTTAGGACCGTTCACCCGGGGAATTCGCATCGAGGCCCAGTCTGGCACGGTGTGGGTGTCGCCGCAGCAATCGGTGGCGATCGCGAGCACCGCAAAGATTCCGCACTACGACCCGTTGACGAAGCGATTCGCGGCGGGGGAGTTGGTGGATGGGGCGAGCTTTCAAAATGCGGGCAGCGACTACCTCGCATATACCAGCACCAGCGAGTTCACGATCGGCGAATCAGCTTATCTGGGTTTCAGCTTCATCGCCGCGGGACCGGGCCGGAATTTCGGCTGGATGGCGGTGGAGCGGGTGGCCAACGGCGTGATCGTGAAGGCGTGGGCCTATCAGGATCAGCAGGAAACGCCGATCGCCGCGGGGGCGGAAACCGACGTGGCGCCGGCGGCGGAGGGCGGGCACCTCACGAATCTCTCGGTGCGCACGGGCGCCGGCGTGGACGCGCAGACATTGATCGTGGGCTACGTCGTGGGCGGGGCCGGGACGACCGGCGGAAAATCGCTGCTCGTGCGCGGCGTCGGCCCGGCGCTCGGAAACTTTGGCGTGACGGGTTTCGTCGCGGATCCGGCGATCACCGTTTACGCGGGCAACACCGTGGAGGCGACGAATCAAGACTGGGCGGGCGATGCGCAAGTGACGGCGGCGGCGGCGCGGCTCGGGGCGTTTGCACTGGATGCGCAGAGCAAGGATGCCGCATTGCTCGCGACGAGCGCGGCCGGTGCGCACACGCTGCACGTGACGAGCGGCGTCTACGGCGTGGCACTCGCCGAAATCTACGATGCGGCGACCAGCTATACGGCGACTGATGCACGCTTGATCAACGTGTCGGCGCGTGCGCAGGCGGGCTCCGGCAACGAGGCGTTGATCGCGGGTTTCGTGATCGGTGGCACGACCAGCCGCACGCTGTTAATCCGTGCGGTCGGGCCGGGGCTCGCGGGATTTGGGGTAGCGAACACGCTGGTGGATCCGAAGCTGACGCTCTTCGCGGGCAACACGACGGTCGCGGAGAATGACAACTGGAGCGAGGCCGCGAACGCGGCGACGGTTGCACAGACAGCGGTGACAGTCGGAGCGTTTGCGCTGACGGACGGCTCGAAGGATGCGGCGATCCAGATCACGCTCGAGCCGGGAGTCTATACCGCGCACGTCACGGCTGCCAGCGGCGGCGCAGGCGCGGCGTTGGTGGAAATTTACGAAGTCGCCGTGCCCTGAAGACACCACGATTTTACCAAGGTTGAAAAGCACCAGCCTGCCGCGCGCCGAATGCGCCGGCGGGCTTTTGACTTTCTATAGCAAGGCAGGCGGCGTGCTGGGCGTGCCGAGGAGACAGGGGACGGTCGACGCTGTGTTCGATGTTTGCCGCGAACGCCGCGCACAGTGTTCGGCGGAGTGGCGTCGCGCTCCACGGGAGCCCTGCTGGATGCCAATTTCCGCTTGCTGTCCGTTTTGAAAAAAATTTCGTTCCCGCCATGCACCAACTTGCCGGATTTCGCGCTCTTCGCGCTGTTCTGTTAGGAGCAGTATTGATCGTCGGGAGCGTTTCGCCTCTGCGCGCGTTTCTTCCTCCCTCTTTTGATGCCAGCATAGCGGTCACCGGGGGTTCTGGATCGCCGCAGACGATCACCGTGCCGCACACGTTCGCATTCACGTTGGCGGAGGATTTTACGGGCTATAGTCTATTTCTGGTCGATTTTACCGCATATTCTTCCGCCCCGGCGGGAATGATTGACGGCGCCATCACCCACGGCACAGGAATGACATTCCTGGCGTCGACGAGCGAGATCTCGTCCGGAGTGCAGGTATATGCCGCAGACTCCTATTTTGGAAATCAGTCCTTTGCCGTCGAGTTCGCGTTCGACGATGCAGTTAACTTCGTTGCGGGCACCACCTTGATGGTGACGGCTGGTTCGGTTACGACGGATGGAGCTTTCGCCACGAGCGCGCCGGACCGGACAGGCGCTTTTCATTTCTCGGTGACAGATGGCAACGGACACTACTTTACGCCGACGGCGGCCGCGATTCCCGAGCCGTCAACCTACGCAATGTTGTTGGGCGCCGCGGCGTTGGGGTTGACGTTTTGGCGCCGGCGGCGGGCCTGAGACCCGAATTTCCCGCGTTTGATTAAGCCGAAGGTTTAGTCCTTCGGCTTTTTTGTGGAACGGGGAGATCATAGTGAACGGGTCACACTATGATTGCGACAGATTGACGTTCACCGGCGGCTGAAACCGCCTCGTTGACGACGTGCAGACCGCGAGGCCCGCGCTTCAACGGAGAACGTTCCGGGAACTCAGAGTCGGAAGACGATTTCCTCGATCGTCGTGCCTTCCGGTAGATCGAAAGATTTCTTTTGAACCGGCGTGAAGCCGGCCTTCCGCAGAACCTGGATCGAGGCCGAGTTGTGCTTCGCCACATGGGCGCTGAGCGGGCGCGTGGTTTCGTCGGCAAGGAATTGCGCGAGCGCGGCGCTCGCGATGCCGTGGCCCCAGAATTCGCGTCCAATCCAGTAGCCCACCAAGCGCTCGGCGCCATCGGTCCAAGACCCAATGTTTCCGGCCACGCCACCGTCAGCCAGAATGGTGCGGAGGGTGCAGGCAGGGTTGGCCATGATTCTTGCCCAGTGCGCCATAAACGCGTCGCGATCCCGTGATTTAAACGCCGCCATGCGCACCGCCTCCGGATCGCACTGATGCTCGAAAAGGATCGGCAGGTCGTCGGGGCGAACTTCGCGCAGAGAAACCTTCGGCGGAATGTGGGTTGCAGGGTTCATAGTTCGAGCAAGCAGGCTCCGCAGAAGGTAAACCCCGGGGAGTTAGTCATCCCAAGTCGAAAACGAAGATTGGCCTGCTTTGTTGCCGTCCGCAGTCGCGCCGCTGCGCGCGCGCCGTCCGCCGTCAATGCGGAATCGGCTGCGCGGCTGGATTTGAAAACAGGTTTCGTATGGTGGCACTTCGGTTGACCAACGGGCGCGGTCAAGTGAGCGCTCGAGGCGCTCGAGTTCTGCACAACGGCGAAGTCGTTCTGCTCATGATCAACGGCCTCGGGCTGCATCACCGGTGCGAAAGGTGAGACCTGCGCTCGACGTGCGGGCGGCGAGTTAATTCCATCCACGCGCAATGAGTCATTCTCCTCTTCGCCTCGCCGTGGTTGGTTATGGAAACATCGGTCGTTCTGCCGTGGAAGCCGTTCAAGCTGCGCCCGACATGGCGCTGGCCGGCGTTGTTCGCCGGGCCGCGACCGCTCCCCAGTCGCTGCCTGCCGAACTCGCGAACATCCCCGTGGTGGCGGATGTCGTCCAACTCGGCCGCGTGGACGTCGCGCTGCTGTGTGGTCCGACCCGCAGCATCCCCGAGACCGCCCCGCTTTATCTGCGCCAAGGCATTCACACCGTGGATAGCTTCGATATTCACGGCCAAAAGCTTTGGGATCTGCGCCAGCAACTCGACGCCATCGGCAAACAACATAACAGCGTCGCCGTCGTCTCGTCCGGCTGGGATCCCGGCAGCGACTCGGTCCTGCGTGCGCTGCTGCTCGCCCTCGCACCCAGCGGCATCACCTACACCAACTTCGGTCCCGGCATGAGCATGGGGCATTCGGTGTGCGCCAAATCCAAACCCGGTGTCGTCGATGCGCTTTCGATGACGATTCCCACCGGCACCGGCGTGCATCGGCGCATGGTTTACGTGGAGCTCGCACCCGGGGCCGACTTCGCGGCCGTGGAGCAGGCGATCAAGACGGATGATTACTTCAGCAACGACGACACGCGGGTCTTCGCCGTGCCGAGCATTGCCGCGCTCAAGGACGTCGGCCACGGCGTGTCGATGCAGCGCAAAGGCGTGAGCGGCGTGACGCACAACCAACTCTTTGAGTTTCGCATGACGGTCAACAACCCCGCGCTCACCGCCCAAATCATGGTTTCCTGCGCTCGCGCCGCCGCTCTCCGCCTGCGACCCGGGGCCTACACGATGCCGGAAATCGCGCCCATGGATCTGCTCCCCGGCGAGCGCGAGCATCTGGTGAAAACCTTGGTGTGATCCGATCGCGGCCAGCAAGTGCGGCCGGATGGCATCAGGTCTTGAGGTTTGGGGTTCGGAGCCCTGACTTATTGAAGCGCGCATATTATACTGACGCAGTGCGGCTCGTCCGTGCGCTCCGCGCGCGGTGGTGGGTGGAACGACTTCGCGCCCGAGCCGCGCGCGGAGCGCACGGCGCACCTGTTAGTCTGCTAAGCGTGCGTCGATAGGCTACGGGGCCCTGCGGCGGTCCAAAGCCGTTTTGATCGCTTGCAGGTAATTGGGGTGCCAGAGTTCGTGGTCTGCGTCAGGGACGACAGTGTAGGTTTGCTGGCGGTAAAAGTCGCGAACCGCTTCGGCGCGACGGTGCATCTGCTCGTCTTCGAGAGCGCCGACCAAAATGTCGGCTGACGTGTTCGCGTTGCCCGCGCGGTAGGAGATCATCCAGCGCTCGGGCTCGTCATCATCCTCGAGGAAAAACGGCGCGATCGAGCCGAGGATTAAATGCCGGGCGCGCAGCGCGCCCAGGTGCGCGTAGAGCGCGCCCAGCGAAAAGCCCATCACGACTTTGCCCTCTGTCTGCGCGTCGACCTGGGGAAATATTTCCGTCGAGCCGAAGGGCGGGTGCCCGCCGGCCATTTTGAGGTGCACAAATTCCGTCTCCCAGCCGGCGGCGTGCACGAAATCGACAAACGGTTGGAAGCGGCGCTCGGCGTCAGGCATCGGCGGGACAATCGTCAACAACGGCATGGGCCGAAGTTTGGCACGGGTGAAAAAACGTCAACCGGTGGCGTTGGTCGAGCGGGCATAACTTGGAGCGGGCGTTGCACCCGAGACGGGTGCCGTCCCCGGACCTGTGATCACCGGAGCCTGGATTTCGCACCCGGACTTCGGGCATGGCCGCAGAGTGCGCGGCAGATGCGAAACGCTTACGCGTTCCGCTAACGACAACGGAGCGCGCTTTCGAAACGCTCACGCGCTCCTCTAGTGGGGACAGAAAGCGGGTGTCGGCGCGTTTACTGCGCGTCGCGGAGGGCTTGGGCGAACTGGCGGGTGACGGCGGTGAGGAGCGCGAGGCTGTCGCGTTGATACACTTCGGGATTCGCGATCACCGCGTAGTGGCCGCTGTGTTTGCCGCTGGTCGCGGTCGTGGCGCTGCCCGAGAGGAGCGAGTCGAGCAGGGCGCTCATCTGCAGGCCGGTTTCATCGGAGGGGTTTTTCGCGAGCTCGCGCGACTCCTGTACGTAGTCGGCGCCGGCGGTGACGTCGGCTTTGAGTTTCAACATGCCGCCATTGGTTTTGGCCGGGGAAAACACCGTGAGGTCGGCGCTGTTGATATGGAGCACGTTCTTCCCTTTCACATGGGCGCCGAAGAAACTGTTGGAGGCTTCGAGGTCGGCGTATTGCACTTTGAAGCGGACGAACACGAGCGCTTCGCCGCGTTCGCGCGCGATGTGGATCAGCGGGGATGTCTCGCTCAAGGCGGCGGTGGCGCCGGCGCCGAAGAGGGCGCGCTGGCCGGCGGTGAACCAGCGGTTTTTCGTGCCGTTGCCGGCAAAGCCGGACATGAAGTTGTCCTTCACTTCGACGCCGGTCGGGGCGTCCTTGGTGATGCCGGCGTAACGCGCGTCGGTGTCGACCGTATCGTGCGGCAACACTTCGAAGCCGTTGGCGGTGAGTTCGCGTTCGACGATCGCCTGCATCTGATCGGCAATTTGCTGGAGGACCTTTTCGTCGATCAACAAATGCGATTCGAGGTGGGAGGACTTGAGGCTGTCGCGGGTCTTCTTCGTGACCGAAGCTTGCGCGGACGATTCGAAGGCGACGGCGACGAGGGGCACGATGACTTTGTTCACGCCTTTGAGGTAGCTGCCCTGGCCCATGTTCGGAGAGGCGACGTGGCCGGGGATTTCGCCGCGGTCGTCGAGCGGGATGGTTTTCAGATCACCGATCAGATGTTTGCGGGCGTGCGCGAGCGGCGCGGCGATCAGCGCCAACGCGAGGGGGAGAACGAGGAGTCGCATAGTGGCACGAGTAACGGCGAAGGGCGGTCGCAAAACAACGGCGCGAGGTGAATCGGCGCTACGTGTTCCTACGTAAGCAGGCGCCGCCGGTCCGCGCGGGCCGGGCGCGGAGGCGCACCGCGTGGAAGACTGGCAAAGCGCGGCGCTCTGTGTCCTCTGTGTAAGCCTGTGACTTCGGAGCCGAACTCTTTTCCCCCGGATGTGCGCGACCGGCTGCACCGGCCGCTGCGCGATCTGCGCATTTCGGTGACGGACCGGTGCAACTTTCGCTGTCCGTATTGCATGCCGAAGGAAGTGTTTGGCGCGGGTCATGCGTTTTTGAAGGATCCGCAGTTGATGAGCCTCGGAGAACTGGTGCGCATCGCGGGAGCGTTTCGTGCGCTGGGCGTGGAGAAGGTGCGGCTGACGGGCGGCGAGCCGTTGTTGCGGGCGGATGTGCCGGATCTCGTGCGGGCGTTGAAGCAGGAGTTGGGCTTACCGGATGTGGCGCTGACAACGAATGGCTGGATGCTCGAGAAGCGGGCGGCGGCGCTGAAGGCGGCGGGCTTGGATCGTGTCAATGTGTCGGTCGATTCACTCGACGAGGCGCGGGCGGGGCAGTTGAACGGTCTCGGATTCAACGTGGCGCGAGTGTTGCGCGGGGTCGATGCGGCGGCGGCGGCGGGGCTGCCGGTGAAGATCAACACGGTGGTGCAGCGGGGCGTGAACGACGGGGAAGTGCTGGCGCTCTGCGAATATTTCCGGGCGCGCGGACACACGGTGCGGTTCATCGAGTTTATGGATGTGGGCAACACGAACCACTGGTCGGCGGAGCGCGTGGTGCCGGCGCGCGAATTGGTGGCGCGCATCGCGGCGCAGTGGCCCCTGGAGCCGGTCGGGCCGGCGTATCGGGGTGAGGTGGCGGCGCGTTATCGCTACGTCGACGGCGCGGGCGAAATCGGCGTGATCAGTTCGGTGACGGAGCCGTTTTGCCGGGATTGCCACCGCGCGCGGTTATCGGCGGACGGGAAGCTTTATACCTGTCTCTTCACTTCGCTGGGACACGATGTGCTCGGGCGGCTGCGCGGCGGCGCGAGCGATGGCGAGATGGCGGAGTATCTGGCGGGCATCTGGGGCGCGCGGACGGATCGCTATAGCGATGAACGCGCGGAACTGCTCGCTGCAGGCCAGACGCGGCCGAAGGTGGAGATGAGTTATATCGGCGGGTGAAGCCGTGGGGCGGCGGGCGCGGACCCGGCCGAAGAATGCGGGGTGAGGGCACCCCACCCACAGGAGGAAGGAGCGTGGCGAACGCAGAACGTCTTTCGATGAGGGCGACAGCGCGTGGTGAAAGAGAACGCGGGGCGGGAGGTGTGGGCGCCTCGCCGACAGCCGACAAGGCGCGGTGGGTGGCCTGTGACGTTGCCGTCGGCTTCGCGACACGCGCGGTGCCCTTGGTCGGAGGAATTTTCGTTGCGGCGGGTCGACGGCGCGGCGAAGTGGGCGGGGACATTATTTGGTCACGTTTCCTCTTTTTCTCCCATGGCCACGCGTTCTCTTCCCCGCCCCGAATATCCACGTCCGCAGTTCGTGCGGCGCGACTGGCTCTGCCTCAATGGCACGTGGCAGTTTGAGATCGACCAGGGCGACAGTGGCCTCGATCGCGGGTTGCGCGAGGGGCCGCTGAAGAGCCGCATCGTGGTGCCGTTTTGCCCGGAGTCGAAGTTGTCGGGCGTGGAGAACACCGATTATCTCAACGCCGTCTGGTATCGTCGGGAGTTTACCGTGCCGCGCGGGTGGGCGGACCGGCGCGTGCTGCTACACTTTCAGGCGAGCGACTACGACACGTTTGTGTGGGTGAACGGGCACGAGGTGGGGCGGCACCGCGGCGGCATGACGCCGTTTGCATGCGACATCACGGACGCGGCGCCGGCAGGCCGAAAGGCCATCGTCGTGGTGCGGGCGCGCGACAACGCACGCGAATCGATGCCCTCGGGCAAGCAGTCATGGGTGCACGGCAACACGGGTTGCCACTACACGCGCACGACCGGAATCTGGCAGACGGTGTGGCTCGAGCCGGTGCCGCGGCGCGCGGCGTTGCAACGACCCAAGATCACGCCGGATCTGGCGAACGGGCGCTTCGTGATCGAGCAACCGGTGAGCGGCGCGCAGGCGGGCCTCGTGTTGCGGGCGCGGTTGAGCGATGCGGCGGCCTTGGTGAGCGAGGCGACATGCCGCTGCGGCGAAGGATTTTATCCGCGGCTGGATCTTCCGGTGCCGGCGGCGCGGCGGCGGCTTTGGTCGCCGGAGGATCCGTTTCTCTACGACGTCGCGCTCGAGTTGGTGGACGAAGCGAGCGGCGAGATCGTCGATGCGGCGCAGAGCTACGCGGGGTTGCGCAGTGTGTCGATTGATGGCTACGCGGTGAAGCTCAACGGCCGCGCGGTGTTTCAACGGCTCGTGCTCGACCAAGGGTATTACCCGGACGGCATTCTCACGGCGCCGAGCGATCGGGCGCTGGTGCGCGACATCGAGCTCGCCCTCGCCGCGGGATTCAATGGCGCGCGGTTGCACCAGAAAGTGTTCGAGGAGCGGTTTCTTTATCACGCGGACCGGCTCGGTTATCTGGTGTGGGGCGAGTTCAGCGACTGGGGACTGGGCGGCTCCGAGCCGGTGCGCGGGTGGCAGCAGCAGAGCGACGGCACGGTGGTGCGCGGCGGCAACCACAACGGCCAGGAGGCGCCGGTCTCGATCGTGGCGCAGTGGCTCGAGGCGGTGCAGCGCGATTTCAACCATCCGAGCCTCATCGGGTGGTGTCCGCTCAACGAGACATCGCGCCGGCCCGATGAACGCATCACGCATCACGACGACATCATGCGCGGGCTCTTTCTCGCGACGAAGCTGGCCGACAA harbors:
- a CDS encoding immunoglobulin domain-containing protein, translated to MARFRALVVAVAASLFVFAPGAAAGVTNADLTAAALVGKTLNCTILGGNAPFESSGDFAIRLGWPDTIQYSIATSSGSAEAHIGIYSHNTTTDGVDLKLSSYSANGGVNLNLFAADSPVATAVVGPGKAYFEMNAPGANKHGTFTINGGVASYAGTYTGKIGSKVTSGGTVTLNPELTDYTVIISAGGNVTANIGGLTPAMIGFVDASGAITFNSGDGIGFYHITSATVSGGQVLSDYGTAMGGAQYRFEPPAAAPVPPTIDEQPVSQIVSLGGDVTFTVTVTGSGFSYQWYFNGHALVGEINASLILHAITLAQAGHYRVEMTSSGGAVASEEVTLTVGTPSSAGRLTNLSVRGKAGVGDETLIVGLVVSAGGPGAPGGKPFLVRAVGPSLTGLGVAGALVDPSLTVYSGTTAIDSNDNWGGEAALVSTAARLGAFALTGPDSKDAAIRGEAEAGAYTLHATGQAGGIVLAEIYDAAETFADVSPRLVNVSARAEVGTGDDVLIAGFVVSGSTPRTVLIRALGPQLAQSGVTGMLADPQLAIHAGNAVVAQNDNWSDATNAAVIATTSTTVGAAAMTSGAKDAAVLVTLAPGVYTAVVTGVGQTTGVALVEIFDVP
- the moaA gene encoding GTP 3',8-cyclase MoaA, which produces MTSEPNSFPPDVRDRLHRPLRDLRISVTDRCNFRCPYCMPKEVFGAGHAFLKDPQLMSLGELVRIAGAFRALGVEKVRLTGGEPLLRADVPDLVRALKQELGLPDVALTTNGWMLEKRAAALKAAGLDRVNVSVDSLDEARAGQLNGLGFNVARVLRGVDAAAAAGLPVKINTVVQRGVNDGEVLALCEYFRARGHTVRFIEFMDVGNTNHWSAERVVPARELVARIAAQWPLEPVGPAYRGEVAARYRYVDGAGEIGVISSVTEPFCRDCHRARLSADGKLYTCLFTSLGHDVLGRLRGGASDGEMAEYLAGIWGARTDRYSDERAELLAAGQTRPKVEMSYIGG
- a CDS encoding PEP-CTERM sorting domain-containing protein → MHQLAGFRALRAVLLGAVLIVGSVSPLRAFLPPSFDASIAVTGGSGSPQTITVPHTFAFTLAEDFTGYSLFLVDFTAYSSAPAGMIDGAITHGTGMTFLASTSEISSGVQVYAADSYFGNQSFAVEFAFDDAVNFVAGTTLMVTAGSVTTDGAFATSAPDRTGAFHFSVTDGNGHYFTPTAAAIPEPSTYAMLLGAAALGLTFWRRRRA
- a CDS encoding glycoside hydrolase family 2 protein, producing MATRSLPRPEYPRPQFVRRDWLCLNGTWQFEIDQGDSGLDRGLREGPLKSRIVVPFCPESKLSGVENTDYLNAVWYRREFTVPRGWADRRVLLHFQASDYDTFVWVNGHEVGRHRGGMTPFACDITDAAPAGRKAIVVVRARDNARESMPSGKQSWVHGNTGCHYTRTTGIWQTVWLEPVPRRAALQRPKITPDLANGRFVIEQPVSGAQAGLVLRARLSDAAALVSEATCRCGEGFYPRLDLPVPAARRRLWSPEDPFLYDVALELVDEASGEIVDAAQSYAGLRSVSIDGYAVKLNGRAVFQRLVLDQGYYPDGILTAPSDRALVRDIELALAAGFNGARLHQKVFEERFLYHADRLGYLVWGEFSDWGLGGSEPVRGWQQQSDGTVVRGGNHNGQEAPVSIVAQWLEAVQRDFNHPSLIGWCPLNETSRRPDERITHHDDIMRGLFLATKLADNTRPVLDTSGYSHTVAETDIYDSHDYDQNPDTFRARHEALLRDEPYVADNIWTKSPAAWPRGTPYFVSEFGGIWWNPRARPGDPSWGYGDRPKTLEAFYTRFEGLCAALLENPRMLGYCYTQLTDVYQEQNGIYFFDRKKKYDLGRVRAAQQRIAAVERAPGGAVKGR
- a CDS encoding GNAT family N-acetyltransferase; amino-acid sequence: MNPATHIPPKVSLREVRPDDLPILFEHQCDPEAVRMAAFKSRDRDAFMAHWARIMANPACTLRTILADGGVAGNIGSWTDGAERLVGYWIGREFWGHGIASAALAQFLADETTRPLSAHVAKHNSASIQVLRKAGFTPVQKKSFDLPEGTTIEEIVFRL
- a CDS encoding diaminopimelate dehydrogenase, whose protein sequence is MSHSPLRLAVVGYGNIGRSAVEAVQAAPDMALAGVVRRAATAPQSLPAELANIPVVADVVQLGRVDVALLCGPTRSIPETAPLYLRQGIHTVDSFDIHGQKLWDLRQQLDAIGKQHNSVAVVSSGWDPGSDSVLRALLLALAPSGITYTNFGPGMSMGHSVCAKSKPGVVDALSMTIPTGTGVHRRMVYVELAPGADFAAVEQAIKTDDYFSNDDTRVFAVPSIAALKDVGHGVSMQRKGVSGVTHNQLFEFRMTVNNPALTAQIMVSCARAAALRLRPGAYTMPEIAPMDLLPGEREHLVKTLV